The following are encoded together in the Halopiger aswanensis genome:
- a CDS encoding GNAT family N-acetyltransferase, protein MTDELSVRRFRPGDGPRIHELHEVAMRDVGAYADEPADDDLESVTETYLERGGEFLVGTVDDRIVAMGAFRPVPDDHYIRQFLAALPDSAVILTRMRVEPARQRRGYGQRIYDELEARARDRGYTTIVLDTMARQTAARGLYESNGFDERCRERIEAFDEPFDLLVYRKSLTK, encoded by the coding sequence ATGACCGACGAGTTATCCGTCCGCCGGTTTCGGCCGGGCGACGGCCCTCGCATCCACGAACTCCACGAAGTCGCCATGCGGGACGTCGGCGCCTACGCCGACGAACCGGCGGACGACGACCTCGAGTCCGTTACCGAGACGTACCTCGAACGCGGCGGCGAGTTCCTCGTCGGAACGGTCGACGATCGGATCGTCGCGATGGGCGCGTTTCGCCCGGTGCCGGACGATCACTACATTCGGCAGTTCCTTGCGGCCCTCCCGGACTCGGCGGTCATCCTGACGCGAATGCGGGTCGAGCCGGCGCGGCAACGGCGGGGCTACGGACAGCGAATCTACGACGAACTCGAAGCGCGCGCTCGAGACCGGGGATATACGACGATCGTCCTCGATACGATGGCGAGGCAGACGGCGGCCCGCGGGCTCTACGAGTCGAACGGCTTCGACGAACGGTGCCGAGAACGGATCGAGGCGTTCGACGAGCCCTTCGACCTACTCGTCTACCGAAAATCGCTGACAAAATAA
- a CDS encoding sporulation protein, translating into MKKVLASIGIGNATVDTVLPSETVRPGETIDADVHIAGGNAQQEIGTIRFELETRYLTDDGYREVDIDRFTLTDGLTIEPDQEETRSVSIDIPYETPVTVGGIDVWVETELDIDLAVDPEDKDYLEVRPTPRLQTVFDAMDDLGFSLRTAECEADPYGRYAVGRRFIQEFEFDAIDGRFRGDLDEVELVAQPGPDELELFVEIDRRGGLLSEMADMDERKTRTTIRSTNRKTVRDELAALIEKHV; encoded by the coding sequence ATGAAGAAGGTCCTCGCGAGCATCGGTATCGGTAACGCGACCGTAGATACAGTCCTCCCGTCCGAGACCGTCCGGCCGGGCGAAACGATCGATGCGGACGTCCACATCGCCGGCGGGAACGCGCAACAGGAGATCGGGACGATCCGCTTCGAACTCGAGACGCGGTACCTGACCGACGACGGGTACCGGGAGGTCGACATCGACCGGTTCACGCTGACGGACGGACTCACGATCGAACCCGACCAGGAGGAGACCCGATCGGTATCGATCGATATTCCCTACGAGACACCGGTCACGGTCGGCGGCATCGACGTCTGGGTCGAAACCGAACTCGACATCGACCTCGCCGTCGATCCCGAAGACAAGGACTATCTCGAGGTTCGGCCGACGCCGCGCCTGCAGACCGTCTTCGACGCGATGGACGACCTCGGGTTTTCGCTGCGAACGGCGGAGTGCGAGGCCGATCCGTACGGCCGGTACGCCGTCGGCCGACGGTTCATTCAGGAGTTCGAGTTCGACGCGATCGACGGGCGGTTCCGCGGCGACCTCGACGAAGTCGAACTCGTCGCCCAGCCCGGCCCCGACGAACTCGAGTTGTTCGTCGAAATCGACCGCCGGGGCGGCCTCCTCAGCGAGATGGCCGACATGGACGAACGCAAAACACGCACGACGATCCGCTCGACTAATCGAAAAACGGTCCGCGACGAATTAGCGGCGCTCATCGAGAAGCACGTCTAA
- a CDS encoding YbhB/YbcL family Raf kinase inhibitor-like protein has protein sequence MADLTLTSPEFDDGERIPDRYGYDADNVNPPLEIEDVPDDAESLALVIDDPDAVEPAGKVWDHWIVWNISPDRTTIPEDWDPSVDGAAEGTNDYGETGYGGPKPPDREHTYRFKLYALESSPALDSDAGADDLESAIEDDLVTEARLEGTYPA, from the coding sequence ATGGCAGATCTCACGCTCACGAGCCCCGAATTCGACGACGGCGAACGGATTCCAGACCGCTACGGTTACGACGCGGATAACGTCAATCCGCCGCTCGAGATCGAGGACGTGCCGGACGACGCCGAGTCGCTGGCGCTCGTCATCGACGACCCCGACGCGGTCGAGCCGGCGGGCAAGGTCTGGGATCACTGGATCGTCTGGAATATTTCGCCAGACCGGACGACGATCCCCGAGGACTGGGATCCCAGCGTGGACGGCGCCGCGGAAGGGACCAACGACTACGGCGAGACCGGCTACGGCGGGCCGAAGCCGCCGGACCGGGAGCACACCTACCGGTTCAAGCTGTACGCCCTCGAGTCGTCGCCGGCGCTCGATTCGGACGCCGGCGCCGACGATCTCGAATCCGCTATCGAGGACGACCTCGTCACGGAGGCGCGCCTCGAGGGGACGTATCCGGCCTAA
- the nucS gene encoding endonuclease NucS, with protein sequence MSEFPDGDGTRVETLERPALAAAREAIADGIARGALVTVFGRCTVDYEGRASSRLEAGDRHVMLKPDGAALVHTDEGQQPVNWQPPGCEHDVYRDEADDRLVIESVRSTPDERLRVSFGTVLQVSAFSGTDENDLALVGTEEDLRERILTEPDLLEPGFTPLATERETPAGAVDIYGKDSAERTVVVELKRRRVGPDAVSQLRRYVDALERDLHADATVRGILVAPSVTDRADRLLVEHGLEFVSLEPPAE encoded by the coding sequence GTGAGCGAATTCCCGGACGGTGACGGTACCCGCGTCGAAACGCTCGAGCGACCCGCCCTCGCGGCGGCGCGCGAAGCGATCGCCGACGGCATCGCACGCGGCGCCCTCGTGACGGTCTTCGGCCGCTGTACCGTCGATTACGAGGGTCGCGCCTCGAGTCGGCTCGAGGCGGGCGATCGACACGTCATGCTCAAACCCGACGGCGCGGCGCTGGTCCACACCGACGAGGGCCAGCAGCCGGTCAACTGGCAGCCGCCTGGCTGCGAGCACGACGTGTACCGCGACGAGGCGGACGACCGGCTCGTCATAGAGAGCGTGCGCTCGACGCCCGACGAGCGCCTGCGGGTCAGCTTCGGGACCGTCCTGCAGGTGTCGGCGTTCTCCGGCACCGACGAGAACGACCTCGCGCTCGTCGGCACCGAGGAAGACCTCCGCGAGCGCATCCTGACGGAACCGGACCTGCTCGAGCCCGGCTTCACGCCGCTGGCGACCGAGCGCGAGACGCCCGCGGGCGCCGTGGACATCTACGGCAAGGACTCGGCGGAGCGGACGGTCGTCGTCGAACTAAAGCGACGCCGCGTCGGACCGGACGCGGTGAGCCAGCTTCGCCGGTACGTCGACGCCCTCGAGCGCGATCTGCACGCCGACGCGACCGTTCGCGGAATTCTGGTCGCGCCGTCGGTGACGGATCGGGCCGACCGACTGCTGGTCGAACACGGCCTCGAGTTCGTCTCGCTCGAGCCGCCGGCGGAGTGA